ACGGACATGGACGACCTTGTGGAATGCGCAGTTCTGGCGAGATGTGCACGCGACAAGAAGCTGGACCGCGTTCGCGTGGTAGGACCGGCACTGGATGTACTGGCGCAGCAGCTTGTGGGCATGGCACTGGAGCAGAGATGGAATGTTGATGATGCGTATAATTTAATACGAAGGGCATATCCATATCGTAATTTAAAGAAGGAGCAGTTTATATCGGTATTACGCTATTTAGCAGGAGATTATTCGGAGCTGGAGAGCAGGAAGGTCTATTCTAAGATATGGTATGACCCGGATGAGGGTGTATTTGGCAGGAGGAGAAGTACTCGCGGTATCTACATGACCCATGTGGGGACGATACCATCTGAGAGTTCAGTACAGGTATTCCAGCGGGAGTCAAAGAAGAAGATAGGGGAAATAGACGAGCCGTTCCTGGAGAAGTTAGAGAAGGGTGATACCTTCGTACTTGGTGGCAGGACTTATAAGTTCATATCGGTCCGCGGTATGCGAGCATACGTGGACCTCTTTGAGGGTATGCCTACCATACCTGCATGGATAGGAGAGATGCTTCCTTTAGAGTTTGATTCCGCAATAGAGATAGGGAAGTTCAGGGCTGAGATGGGGCGTAAGTTGGAAAAAGAGCCGGATAAGGCTGTGGAATGGTTGAAACGCGATTACAATCTGGATGAGAGTGCAGCGGAGAGTATATTCTCTTATTTCGAGGCACAAAAGCGGTATGCAGGCGTGATACCCAATCACAGGCGTATTCTCATCGAGGTTTATTATGATGATATAGGGCGTCAGAATATTGTCTTCCATGCACTTTATGGCAGGAGGACACTGGATGCACTATCGCGAGCTTATGCGTATGCGATAAGCCGTGCTTATAAGAGCAATGTCTCTGTGACGGTGAATGATAACGGTTTCATATTAAAATTGCCACATAAACGCGTGGACGTGAGCACCGTAGCGAATTTAGTGAGCAGTGAAACAATAGAGGAGCTATTAAGGGCGAGTGTAAAGCGAACGGAACTATTCAAGCGGAGATTCAGGCATTGCGCTGTTCGCGGCTTGATGGTGCTGAAGCAGTACAAGGGTTATGAGATAGGGGTAGGGAAGCAGCAACGGAGTTCCACATCTATATTGAATGTAGCGAAGAAGATAGAGGGCTTCCCTATTGTGGAGGAGACATACCGTGAGATATTGGAGGAGGTCTTCGACATCGAGCATGCAAAGGAAGTGATTGGAGGGATTGAAAGTGGCATGATAGAAGCAGTTACAATAGAGACGCCGTTCCCTTCGCCTTTTGCTCATAATCTGGTTGCGTTACAGGCATCGGATGTGGTACTGATGGAATCGAGGCGCGAACTGCTGCTTGAACTCCACAGGAGAGTGATGGAATATATAAGCCAAAAAGACTTAGAGTCTAACTGAGGATAGTGATTGAAGATTGATGAGGGCTTTGTATATTGGTAGGTTCCAGCCTTACCACCTTGGACATCACGAAGTGATAAAAAAGATAGCTGCGGAGGTAGATGAGGTGATTATATGTATCGGGTCAGCGCAGAGGAGTCATGAGCTGGAGAATCCTTTCACTGCAGGCGAGCGATATCTGATGATCTCAAAATCATTGAGGGAAGACGGCATCTTGAATTTCTATATCGTTCCTATTCTGGATGTGAACTGGAATGCAGTATGGGTATCGCATGTCGAGTCGTTGATACCACCGGTGGATATGGTATATACAAATAACTCATTAATAGAGCGTTTATTCAGGGAACGGAGGTATGCGGTGCGAACGCCTTTGCTCTTCAATCGCGGTGAATATTCAGGGAGTGAGGTGAGGCGACGAATGCTGAATGGAGAGAACTGGGAGGCTCTGGTGCCCAGAGCAGTGGTAGCAGTGATAAAGGAGATAGGAGGAGAGAGCAGGCTGGAAGACTTAAGAAAGAGTGATGAATGATGAAGAAGAACTCAGATAGCATGGCATAGCATGAGATGATATTGCTTAGGCTTATATGTGTCTGAGATTATAGAGTGAGTGAGCATGGATAGGAGTAAGAGTAAGGGGAAGGAGGAATACATAGAGGATTTGAAGAAGACACTGACACCTCTCCTATTTGGCATTCTCGCAGGTGTTATATGCTTCTCTATATACGTTGCTTATCCTCTTATGGTCGTTGATAACACTGACGGTTCAGCGGTTGCTTATCTGGATAAGGGCCTCATCCCCGCAAATCTATCTGCACAGTTTAAAGATAAGGGTATCCCATTTGATGCGAATCAGAATCTCACGGTTCTTAAGGAAGGAGCGGATAAATGGTTAATAGACAATAAGTATATAATAAAGAGTGATTCAGAGAAGCTGAATATATATCCAAGCCCGGTATCCACGGACTGGTTGCTTATTGCTTTACTTTTGATTCTAACTCAGAAATTTGTGTACCCGTACATGCATACTCGTGTAAATGGGGCGAAGGACTGGCTATATATAGGTTTCATAACCGCATTTTGCTGGTTCGTCACTTTCACACTGCTATTGACTGTTCTGTTTTAAGTTCAAGTTTCAAGTTCAAGCTCAAGCTGGAGTTATTAAATCGTCTTATCATGCTTCTGTCGGAGTTTCAACCCTTTACCTCCAGCATCTCCCCCTCTTTTAACTCACACTGCACCTCCTCCACATTCAATATCTCCTTTATCTCTTTTATCTCCTTTATGTAGTACTATTATTACAGATGATAGAACCAATAAGTAGAAGAATAAAGATAGAGGAACTGAAGAACTATGGTTTTGCGCTCCACCCGTTATACACAATAGAGGTGAAGATAGAGCAGACAGTCAAAGAGAGCCCTGATATGATTCATCGAATCCTTACCGATACCGGACTCATATCACGAGCTACAATACCGTTTGAGGTCGTCTCGAATTTCAGGGGCTCTGTAGACAATAAGCCGTTTTATAGTGCCACCATCATCCACGAAGGTATAGAGCGGCGATACACAGTAGCTGCGAGAGATACTGGTGGGCTTATAAGGT
Above is a window of Methanophagales archaeon DNA encoding:
- a CDS encoding ATP-dependent helicase, which encodes MKEGMMRAHEYKEEEIYQALEPYIATWFRNKYHHFTPPQRYAIVEIINRRNILICAPTGSGKTFASFLGIINHLCKLNRQDKLEDRIYCLYISPLKALGNDIRRNLEEPLAEIAAIMEHEAGITKKISVAVRTGDTTQKERQSMLRKPPHILITTPESAAIILNAPRFKQYLKELDYLVVDEIHEVADSKRGAHLSITLERFQHFCSSEFTRIGMSATISPLDEVAKFLVGFSEEHKPRPCLIADVSFAKSLEVSVHSPVNFYTGGKDTTAALYNKVRALVEQHNSTLIFTNTRSGAERVSYKLSKLMSADKDRIGTHHGSLSRDTRFAVEEGLKNGRMKAVACSSSLELGMDIGALDLCILIGSPKSTTRLIQRVGRSGHRLDRVARGCLVVTDMDDLVECAVLARCARDKKLDRVRVVGPALDVLAQQLVGMALEQRWNVDDAYNLIRRAYPYRNLKKEQFISVLRYLAGDYSELESRKVYSKIWYDPDEGVFGRRRSTRGIYMTHVGTIPSESSVQVFQRESKKKIGEIDEPFLEKLEKGDTFVLGGRTYKFISVRGMRAYVDLFEGMPTIPAWIGEMLPLEFDSAIEIGKFRAEMGRKLEKEPDKAVEWLKRDYNLDESAAESIFSYFEAQKRYAGVIPNHRRILIEVYYDDIGRQNIVFHALYGRRTLDALSRAYAYAISRAYKSNVSVTVNDNGFILKLPHKRVDVSTVANLVSSETIEELLRASVKRTELFKRRFRHCAVRGLMVLKQYKGYEIGVGKQQRSSTSILNVAKKIEGFPIVEETYREILEEVFDIEHAKEVIGGIESGMIEAVTIETPFPSPFAHNLVALQASDVVLMESRRELLLELHRRVMEYISQKDLESN
- a CDS encoding nicotinamide-nucleotide adenylyltransferase translates to MRALYIGRFQPYHLGHHEVIKKIAAEVDEVIICIGSAQRSHELENPFTAGERYLMISKSLREDGILNFYIVPILDVNWNAVWVSHVESLIPPVDMVYTNNSLIERLFRERRYAVRTPLLFNRGEYSGSEVRRRMLNGENWEALVPRAVVAVIKEIGGESRLEDLRKSDE